A stretch of Imperialibacter roseus DNA encodes these proteins:
- a CDS encoding heme-binding domain-containing protein, translated as MIKKIVLGIGVLVVGLQFFRGTPPDVASDNPDDLIATSQISSEVSGLLKAACYDCHSNETRYPWYSYITPVSWFVFDHINHGREEVNFSEWAGLRKSKKVRILKDLTEEVGEGKMPLESYTIMHGDAQLSKEQRDLLVNWAESFSAEVMKE; from the coding sequence TTGATCAAGAAAATAGTCTTAGGCATAGGAGTCCTCGTTGTAGGACTCCAGTTTTTCAGAGGTACTCCACCTGATGTAGCATCCGACAATCCAGATGACCTGATTGCGACTTCTCAGATTTCGTCGGAAGTGAGCGGTTTGTTAAAAGCGGCCTGCTACGACTGTCATTCCAATGAGACCCGGTACCCTTGGTATTCTTATATCACGCCAGTTTCCTGGTTCGTTTTCGACCATATCAATCATGGTAGAGAAGAAGTTAATTTTTCGGAATGGGCGGGCCTCAGAAAGAGTAAGAAAGTGAGAATACTCAAAGACCTTACTGAAGAGGTGGGCGAGGGAAAAATGCCACTGGAATCGTACACGATCATGCATGGCGATGCACAATTGTCCAAAGAGCAAAGGGACTTGCTCGTTAACTGGGCAGAGAGCTTCTCGGCAGA
- a CDS encoding heme-binding domain-containing protein: protein MKKFTLLAGALLLFAASGMAQEKEPTKILLVPEADAGKTVAFTLEAMSVIEAKCLGCHSPSGKSDKAKEKMQWEKLQTLSGADAMAKLDEILEVLDKGEMPPTKMVEKYPNMKLTEEESAKLHKWAEAALAKLE from the coding sequence ATGAAAAAATTTACTCTACTTGCCGGAGCTCTCCTGCTGTTCGCAGCTTCAGGAATGGCTCAGGAAAAAGAACCTACAAAAATCCTGCTGGTGCCCGAAGCCGACGCTGGTAAAACAGTGGCATTCACTCTTGAAGCCATGTCGGTGATTGAAGCAAAATGCCTGGGATGTCATTCTCCATCCGGAAAAAGCGACAAAGCCAAAGAGAAAATGCAATGGGAAAAACTACAAACCCTAAGTGGTGCCGATGCCATGGCAAAGCTCGATGAAATTTTAGAAGTGCTCGACAAAGGAGAAATGCCTCCTACGAAAATGGTGGAGAAGTACCCTAATATGAAACTGACAGAGGAAGAGTCAGCCAAGTTGCACAAATGGGCCGAAGCTGCGCTCGCTAAATTAGAATAA
- a CDS encoding iron chaperone, which yields MAPPKAQNIDEYISNAPETLRERLFQLHDCIVAVAPAAEQGIKWRMPAYTTRRILVTWAAFKNHIGFYPTPSVVAAFTNELKPYKTAEGSVQFLHSEELPFELISEMTKRRLKECEEDDAKWKV from the coding sequence ATGGCACCACCTAAAGCACAAAACATCGACGAGTACATTTCTAATGCGCCCGAGACACTTCGGGAACGGCTTTTCCAACTGCACGATTGCATTGTTGCCGTAGCTCCTGCCGCCGAGCAAGGCATCAAATGGCGTATGCCAGCATATACCACCAGGAGGATTCTGGTGACCTGGGCTGCCTTCAAAAACCACATCGGGTTCTACCCCACGCCCTCTGTGGTCGCTGCTTTCACCAACGAACTGAAGCCTTACAAAACTGCCGAGGGATCGGTGCAATTTCTTCATAGTGAGGAGCTGCCTTTCGAACTGATCAGCGAGATGACCAAGCGAAGACTAAAAGAATGCGAAGAGGACGATGCTAAGTGGAAGGTGTAG